Proteins found in one Legionella pneumophila subsp. pascullei genomic segment:
- a CDS encoding type II secretion system F family protein: MDKNAPPLLTFHYQGINKAGQKMEGDIQARSLAIAKADLRKQGIVTNKVVKKRKPLLDRKNKKITQADITVFSRQLATMIESGIPLVQAFDIVAKGQSNKRLKDLIETIKHDIETGLTLAESLIKHPLYFNELFCNLVDAGEKSGSLDIMLDKVATYKEKIEIIKKKIKKALTYPIAVMVVALLVTAGLLIYVVPQFESLFKGFGADLPAMTRAVITMSEFMQAYWYIIFGALGGVVYSFFYAKNHSLDFAQTIDRVMLKFPVIGPILEKAAIARFARTLSITFAAGLPLVEALKSVAGATGNIIYAKATDKIREEVATGQQMFIAMENTHLFPNMVIQMVAIGEESGALEKMLSKVADFYEEEVNNAVDALSSLLEPIIMSILGILVGGLVVAMYLPIFKLGSAV; encoded by the coding sequence ATGGATAAAAATGCCCCACCTTTATTAACCTTTCATTATCAAGGCATCAATAAAGCTGGTCAAAAAATGGAAGGTGATATTCAAGCCAGAAGCTTGGCAATAGCTAAAGCTGATTTGCGTAAACAAGGAATAGTTACTAATAAAGTAGTTAAAAAAAGAAAACCTTTGTTGGATAGAAAAAATAAAAAAATCACGCAAGCGGATATTACAGTCTTTAGCCGCCAATTAGCTACGATGATAGAGTCAGGGATACCATTAGTGCAAGCGTTTGATATTGTTGCCAAGGGACAAAGCAATAAAAGGCTTAAAGACTTGATAGAAACAATTAAGCACGATATTGAAACAGGGCTAACGCTAGCAGAATCGTTAATTAAACATCCACTCTATTTTAATGAATTATTCTGTAATCTTGTCGATGCAGGTGAAAAATCAGGTTCATTAGATATTATGCTTGACAAGGTTGCAACGTATAAAGAAAAAATTGAAATCATAAAAAAGAAAATAAAGAAAGCTTTAACTTACCCAATTGCAGTTATGGTAGTGGCGCTTTTGGTTACCGCAGGATTGTTAATCTACGTGGTTCCTCAATTTGAATCGCTGTTCAAAGGATTTGGCGCTGATTTGCCAGCGATGACCAGAGCTGTAATTACTATGTCTGAATTTATGCAGGCCTATTGGTATATTATTTTTGGTGCTTTGGGTGGGGTTGTCTATAGTTTTTTTTATGCCAAAAATCATTCTTTAGATTTCGCACAAACCATTGACCGAGTGATGCTAAAGTTTCCTGTGATAGGCCCTATTTTAGAGAAAGCTGCTATTGCTCGATTTGCGAGGACACTATCCATTACTTTTGCTGCTGGATTACCTTTAGTTGAAGCTTTGAAATCTGTAGCTGGAGCGACTGGAAATATTATTTATGCCAAAGCGACTGATAAAATAAGAGAGGAAGTTGCCACAGGGCAGCAAATGTTTATTGCTATGGAAAATACCCATTTATTTCCAAATATGGTAATTCAAATGGTAGCAATTGGAGAGGAATCAGGTGCCCTTGAGAAAATGTTAAGCAAGGTGGCTGACTTTTATGAGGAAGAGGTAAATAATGCTGTAGATGCTCTGAGTAGTTTATTGGAGCCGATAATTATGTCAATATTAGGTATCCTTGTTGGGGGATTGGTCGTGGCTATGTACTTGCCTATCTTCAAACTGGGCTCTGCTGTTTAA
- a CDS encoding prepilin peptidase, translating into MINTLIINYTWFMYLVIGLFSLAVGSLLNVIIYRLPIILQQEWREQCCELFNLEQQKEKIKLNLFLPRSFCPHCKAMVKAWQNIPLLSYILLRGRCYQCNGSISIRYPFIELLTTVLSLYASWHFGFTIQLLFVLLAIWILIPLTFIDLDHQLLPDSLTLGLLWLGLIANTWSLFVSLDIAVLSCAGAYLALWLFINLFYLITGKVGMGHGDFKLFAAFGAWFGWMYLPLILLMSSITGAIIGLIYLRRNDKSSDTAIPFGPFLCISGLITMFWGGSIINWYMGFWM; encoded by the coding sequence ATGATAAATACACTAATAATCAATTATACATGGTTTATGTATTTAGTCATCGGACTCTTTTCTTTAGCTGTTGGAAGTTTACTTAATGTTATAATCTATCGCTTACCGATTATTTTGCAGCAAGAATGGCGAGAACAATGCTGTGAGTTATTTAATCTTGAGCAACAAAAAGAAAAAATAAAACTTAATCTATTTTTACCACGTTCATTTTGCCCTCATTGTAAAGCGATGGTTAAAGCGTGGCAGAATATTCCCCTATTAAGCTATATCTTGTTAAGAGGACGCTGTTATCAATGCAACGGTTCCATTTCAATTCGCTATCCCTTTATTGAGTTATTGACCACAGTTTTATCATTATACGCCAGTTGGCATTTCGGTTTTACAATACAATTATTATTTGTTTTATTAGCTATCTGGATATTGATACCACTTACTTTTATCGATCTTGATCATCAATTACTCCCTGATAGTCTAACTTTAGGACTATTATGGCTTGGTCTTATTGCTAATACATGGAGTCTATTTGTTAGTCTTGATATTGCTGTGTTAAGTTGTGCCGGCGCCTATTTAGCCTTATGGTTATTTATTAATCTATTTTATCTGATTACAGGTAAGGTAGGTATGGGGCATGGTGATTTCAAATTATTTGCAGCATTTGGCGCATGGTTTGGCTGGATGTATTTACCATTAATTCTTCTGATGTCTTCAATAACCGGGGCTATCATTGGTTTGATTTATTTAAGGAGAAATGATAAATCAAGTGATACTGCAATTCCTTTCGGCCCTTTTCTTTGTATTTCTGGGTTGATAACTATGTTTTGGGGAGGCTCCATTATCAATTGGTACATGGGTTTTTGGATGTGA
- a CDS encoding cyclic nucleotide-binding domain-containing protein: MNQNDTSKNDNENCNQLGNELIGNYQSITIGFSKDDLASFSKIGKLQEYPAGSIIYNEGDLADSFFIIVEGVAEIFKKTIDEFEEHNIHVIATLTKDEIVGEMALVENNRRSASVKAKTDLTVIEYSLEKVKAKPKLNLILIKNMAQILSRRLRFTNEVTVKNMQQALKEASGRNTLGVFIIALLWIICLYTLSLHFLVTVIHQVTVTTVLSICLISIFAVAILIAMHFTGLPYSRFGITLKDWGKTILEALAFTIPVMLFVLIIKVFFIIGINNLDNTPLFSGTKRFLVNNAVDWEYYLAMIFLYSLFAPIQELMARSALQSTFFHFLPGEKLFRQWNAIFLSNLIFATMHTHLGLTFASLTFIAGLFWGWLFHRQKSLLGVSISHVILGVWSLFIVGLR, from the coding sequence ATGAATCAAAATGATACTTCTAAAAATGATAATGAAAACTGCAATCAATTGGGTAACGAATTAATAGGAAATTATCAATCGATAACGATCGGTTTCTCAAAAGATGATCTTGCCAGTTTTTCAAAAATTGGCAAACTCCAGGAATATCCTGCCGGAAGTATCATTTATAATGAAGGTGATCTTGCTGACTCCTTCTTCATTATAGTTGAAGGAGTAGCCGAGATATTTAAAAAGACCATTGATGAATTTGAAGAGCATAATATTCATGTGATTGCTACATTAACTAAAGATGAAATTGTTGGTGAGATGGCACTCGTTGAAAATAATAGACGCTCCGCGTCGGTTAAGGCGAAAACTGACCTCACTGTCATAGAGTACTCGCTGGAAAAGGTAAAGGCTAAACCAAAATTAAATTTGATACTTATTAAAAACATGGCTCAGATACTTTCCAGAAGGCTTCGATTTACTAATGAAGTAACTGTCAAAAATATGCAACAAGCTCTTAAAGAAGCCTCTGGGCGCAATACCTTAGGTGTATTTATCATAGCGCTGCTTTGGATTATTTGCCTATATACTTTATCCCTACACTTCCTGGTCACTGTAATACATCAAGTAACTGTCACTACCGTCCTGTCAATTTGCTTAATCTCAATCTTTGCTGTAGCAATACTCATTGCAATGCATTTTACTGGTCTCCCATATTCCAGATTTGGCATCACTTTGAAAGATTGGGGAAAAACCATTCTGGAAGCGTTGGCTTTTACAATTCCTGTTATGCTTTTTGTACTAATAATCAAGGTTTTTTTTATAATAGGTATTAATAATCTGGACAATACCCCTTTATTTTCAGGAACAAAACGCTTTTTAGTCAATAATGCAGTGGACTGGGAATATTACTTGGCCATGATTTTTTTATATAGTCTTTTTGCCCCCATTCAAGAGCTAATGGCTAGAAGTGCACTACAATCTACTTTTTTTCATTTTTTACCCGGGGAGAAATTATTTCGTCAATGGAATGCAATTTTTCTGTCCAATCTAATCTTTGCAACTATGCATACTCATCTAGGCCTAACCTTTGCCTCATTAACTTTTATCGCTGGACTTTTTTGGGGATGGTTATTTCACAGACAGAAATCTCTTTTGGGAGTATCCATTTCTCATGTTATTTTAGGTGTGTGGTCTTTGTTTATTGTTGGATTGCGCTAA
- a CDS encoding pyruvate, water dikinase regulatory protein: MKRFVFMLSDGTGITAETLGNSLITQFENIQFEKITIPYIDSTDRAESVVLRINQCFSDQGTKPLVFMTLVDPEIRQAIKKAHACVFDLFSIFIGPLENELEEKSSYTVGRTHGVANVKSYSHRIEAIDFALSHDDGIKTRGYDKADIILIGVSRCGKTPSCLYMALQYGILAANYPFTEEDLVGFRLPEVLRPYKQKLFGLTIDAHRLQQIRSERRPNSKYASVEQCRLEVTEVEAMYQRENIPYINSTKYSIEEISTKVLAIAGLQRKI; the protein is encoded by the coding sequence ATGAAACGTTTTGTTTTTATGCTGTCCGATGGTACAGGAATTACGGCTGAGACATTAGGTAATAGTCTGATTACTCAATTTGAGAATATACAATTTGAAAAAATAACAATACCTTACATAGATTCAACAGACAGGGCAGAAAGTGTTGTCCTGCGAATTAATCAATGTTTTTCAGATCAAGGAACCAAACCTTTAGTATTTATGACTTTAGTTGATCCTGAAATTAGACAAGCCATTAAAAAAGCGCATGCCTGTGTTTTTGATTTGTTTAGTATTTTTATTGGACCATTGGAAAATGAGCTTGAAGAGAAATCATCTTATACAGTAGGCAGAACTCATGGGGTCGCAAACGTGAAGTCCTATTCCCATCGGATTGAGGCAATTGATTTTGCTCTTTCACATGACGATGGAATAAAAACACGGGGTTATGATAAAGCGGATATTATTCTTATAGGGGTTTCGCGTTGCGGTAAAACTCCCAGTTGCTTATATATGGCACTGCAATATGGCATTTTAGCTGCCAATTATCCTTTTACAGAAGAGGATTTGGTGGGTTTTCGCTTACCAGAAGTATTAAGACCGTATAAACAAAAATTATTTGGATTAACAATTGACGCACATCGTTTGCAACAAATCCGCTCTGAACGTAGACCAAATAGTAAATATGCCTCCGTAGAGCAGTGCAGATTAGAAGTAACAGAAGTGGAGGCCATGTACCAGCGAGAAAATATTCCTTATATTAATTCAACGAAATATTCGATAGAAGAAATATCAACAAAGGTTCTTGCTATTGCTGGTTTACAAAGGAAAATATAA
- a CDS encoding bifunctional 2-methylcitrate dehydratase/aconitate hydratase, translated as MHNYVEDNVKPDYDQVITDIADYVLNKEIDSAQAYETARLCLMDTLGCGILALNFQECTKLMGPIVPGAMLPGGARVPGTHYELDPVQAAFNIGTMIRWLDFNDTWLAAEWGHPSDNLGAILAVADYLCRENCKHGRAPILMHDVLTAMIKAHEIQGCLALENSFNRVGLDHVILVKVASAAVAAHLFGADRDMMLRTLSQVFVDGQSLRTYRHAPNAGSRKSWAAGDATSRAVRLALIAKAGEMGYPSALTTQTWGFYDVLFGKKHFKFQRPYGSYVMENVLFKLSYPAEFHAQTAVECAVKLHPIVKNRLEDISRIELITHESAIRIISKQGALYNPADRDHCLQYMVAVGLLFGDLKAEHYEDNVATDPRIDALRAKMHVTENEQFSRDYHDPEKRSIANSMRIIFKDGSESELITIEYPIGHKRRREEGIPVLMSKFKRNLSTRFASEMVERIIHTMSDTNTLSSMKVSDFMAMWIVNKD; from the coding sequence ATGCACAATTACGTAGAGGATAATGTCAAGCCAGACTATGATCAGGTTATAACAGACATAGCTGATTATGTATTAAATAAAGAAATTGATAGTGCCCAGGCCTACGAGACTGCACGATTATGTTTAATGGATACACTCGGGTGTGGCATATTGGCCCTTAACTTTCAGGAATGCACCAAATTAATGGGACCTATAGTACCGGGGGCAATGCTTCCTGGAGGCGCAAGAGTACCTGGCACTCATTACGAATTGGATCCTGTCCAAGCTGCCTTTAACATCGGTACAATGATACGTTGGCTAGACTTTAATGATACATGGCTTGCTGCAGAATGGGGGCACCCCTCCGATAATTTGGGCGCTATTCTGGCCGTCGCTGATTATTTGTGCCGAGAAAATTGTAAGCATGGACGTGCTCCTATTTTGATGCATGATGTACTTACGGCAATGATTAAAGCTCATGAAATTCAAGGCTGTTTGGCACTTGAAAACAGCTTCAATCGCGTCGGCCTTGATCACGTCATATTAGTTAAAGTAGCTAGCGCTGCGGTTGCTGCTCATTTGTTTGGAGCAGATCGTGATATGATGCTCAGAACTCTCTCACAGGTTTTTGTGGATGGGCAAAGCTTGAGAACGTATCGACATGCTCCCAATGCAGGTTCAAGGAAATCATGGGCGGCAGGAGATGCTACTTCCCGAGCGGTTCGTTTGGCTTTAATTGCCAAAGCGGGAGAAATGGGATATCCAAGCGCTTTGACCACACAAACATGGGGATTTTATGACGTGTTATTTGGAAAAAAGCATTTCAAGTTTCAACGCCCCTATGGCAGCTATGTGATGGAAAATGTATTATTCAAGCTATCTTATCCTGCTGAATTTCATGCACAAACCGCTGTCGAATGTGCAGTAAAATTACATCCTATAGTAAAAAACAGATTAGAAGATATCTCTCGAATTGAATTAATTACTCACGAGTCGGCAATAAGAATAATAAGTAAACAAGGCGCTTTATATAATCCTGCTGACAGAGATCACTGTTTGCAATATATGGTTGCAGTAGGGCTTCTCTTTGGTGATTTAAAAGCTGAGCATTATGAAGACAATGTTGCCACAGATCCAAGAATAGATGCATTACGAGCTAAAATGCATGTAACAGAGAATGAGCAGTTTTCACGCGATTATCATGATCCTGAAAAGCGTTCTATAGCCAATAGTATGAGAATTATCTTTAAAGATGGCTCAGAAAGTGAACTAATAACTATAGAATATCCGATTGGTCATAAACGTAGACGAGAGGAGGGAATTCCTGTTTTAATGTCTAAATTCAAGCGTAATCTGAGTACAAGGTTCGCTAGTGAAATGGTTGAAAGAATTATTCATACCATGAGCGACACCAACACATTATCATCTATGAAAGTAAGTGATTTTATGGCTATGTGGATAGTAAATAAAGACTAA
- the prpC gene encoding 2-methylcitrate synthase, producing the protein MSSKSGGLAGVVAGQSAIATVGLAGKGLNYRGYSINDLAEYASFEEVAYLLHYGELPTQKKLDEYIKKLVNLRHIPDVLKTILKLIPKSTHPMDVLRTACSFLGTIEPEENFKQQYEIADRLLALFPGIMCYWYAYHFKNKEITGLSEENTTGGHFLALLHERKPSKIETDMMNASLILYAEHEFNASTFAARVTAATLADFYSAITSAIGTLRGPLHGGANEAAMELIERFKTPDEAAIGIKQMLANKDLIMGFGHRVYTTCDPRSDIIKKWSFRLGEEKGNLLLYHISERIEEIMWQEKKLFPNLDFYSASAYHYCDIPTHLFTPIFVMSRITGWSAHVFEQRANNKLIRPTSEYIGPDSRPFPAIETRG; encoded by the coding sequence ATGAGTAGCAAAAGTGGAGGTTTAGCCGGTGTAGTTGCTGGTCAATCAGCAATTGCCACAGTTGGACTGGCAGGCAAGGGATTAAATTATAGAGGCTATTCAATAAATGATCTGGCTGAGTATGCAAGTTTTGAGGAAGTTGCTTATCTGCTTCATTATGGTGAACTCCCCACCCAAAAAAAACTTGATGAATACATAAAAAAATTGGTAAATCTAAGACATATACCTGATGTACTTAAAACCATTTTGAAACTTATACCTAAAAGCACTCATCCAATGGATGTACTGCGAACTGCATGTTCTTTTTTGGGTACTATCGAACCGGAAGAAAACTTTAAACAGCAATATGAAATAGCCGATCGTTTGTTAGCTCTTTTCCCAGGAATAATGTGTTATTGGTATGCTTATCATTTCAAAAATAAAGAAATCACTGGCTTAAGTGAAGAAAACACAACAGGCGGACACTTTCTCGCCTTATTACATGAACGCAAACCCAGTAAAATTGAAACCGATATGATGAACGCCTCATTGATCTTGTATGCTGAGCACGAATTTAATGCTTCTACCTTTGCTGCAAGAGTGACAGCTGCAACACTGGCAGATTTTTATTCGGCGATCACAAGTGCTATAGGAACATTGCGGGGTCCTCTGCATGGCGGTGCTAACGAAGCAGCTATGGAATTAATCGAGCGCTTTAAAACTCCTGATGAAGCAGCAATAGGCATAAAACAAATGCTTGCCAACAAAGATTTAATTATGGGATTTGGACATAGGGTATATACAACTTGTGATCCTCGTTCAGATATTATTAAGAAATGGTCGTTTAGATTAGGTGAAGAAAAAGGAAACCTCCTTTTATACCACATCTCAGAACGTATTGAAGAAATCATGTGGCAAGAGAAAAAATTATTCCCCAATCTGGATTTTTATAGTGCATCAGCCTATCATTACTGCGATATACCAACACACTTATTTACCCCAATTTTTGTGATGTCACGCATTACAGGGTGGTCTGCGCATGTATTTGAGCAAAGAGCAAATAATAAACTAATAAGACCTACTTCCGAATATATAGGCCCAGATTCCAGACCATTTCCAGCTATTGAAACACGAGGTTAA
- a CDS encoding PhzF family phenazine biosynthesis protein, with protein MHNIEFYQIDAFTDKVFHGNPAAVCILDDWLNDELLKAIAAQNTLAETAFIIKDDQDFHIRWFTPNGEISLSGHATLAAGFALLESNKGRRDSIVFHHSSGQISVEKRKEKFILNFPTIGYKKSLSPEPILSLLDQPAREVFETDLDYLVLLENESQIRNLQIDLFSLAKLPKRGIIVTSTTPEADFYSRCFYPKHSIAEDPVTGTAHCILAPFWAEKLNKATLYAIQGLHRKGELYCELQRNRVLISGHCRWYLRGHLVI; from the coding sequence GTGCATAATATTGAGTTTTATCAAATAGATGCTTTTACGGATAAAGTATTCCATGGTAATCCAGCTGCGGTTTGTATTCTCGATGATTGGTTAAATGATGAGTTATTAAAGGCCATTGCTGCGCAAAATACTTTGGCAGAAACTGCATTTATTATAAAAGATGACCAAGATTTTCATATTCGCTGGTTTACTCCAAATGGAGAAATTAGTCTATCAGGACATGCGACTTTAGCAGCAGGATTTGCTTTACTTGAGTCAAATAAAGGACGGAGAGATTCTATTGTTTTTCATCACTCCAGTGGACAGATTTCAGTAGAAAAAAGAAAAGAAAAATTTATTCTGAACTTTCCAACAATAGGTTATAAAAAATCTCTTTCGCCAGAGCCAATTCTATCACTATTGGATCAACCAGCTAGAGAAGTATTTGAGACAGATCTTGATTATCTCGTTTTACTTGAAAATGAATCACAAATTCGAAATTTGCAAATTGATCTGTTTTCTTTAGCAAAACTCCCCAAAAGAGGAATCATTGTAACCTCCACAACACCAGAAGCCGATTTCTATTCTCGTTGCTTTTATCCTAAACACAGCATTGCAGAAGATCCTGTTACCGGTACAGCACACTGCATATTAGCTCCTTTCTGGGCGGAAAAACTCAATAAAGCGACTTTATATGCTATCCAGGGATTACATAGAAAAGGAGAGTTATACTGTGAGCTTCAGAGGAATAGGGTATTAATTTCTGGCCATTGTCGATGGTATCTACGTGGGCATTTGGTAATTTAA
- the mnmC gene encoding bifunctional tRNA (5-methylaminomethyl-2-thiouridine)(34)-methyltransferase MnmD/FAD-dependent 5-carboxymethylaminomethyl-2-thiouridine(34) oxidoreductase MnmC: MSSPFVPIITADIDWRDDLPYSIQFDDIYYSAESGINQSLHVFVEGNNLINRWQQLPTDGSNVFTIAETGFGTGMNFLLTWKLWEKFAPPNARLHYISCDKHPLKKNDLIKCLQKWPELSLQAEKLIEHYPVLTPGYHHLTFNNNQITLTLMLGDALECYEQLLICGDINLEQRLRESYVNAWYLDGFSPSKNQSMWSEDLFTVIAMLSMDGSTLATYSASGVVKTALTNAGFVVEKKKGFGPKRHMICAYYGKAHSNSKKNRHTPWHISYPVTKDERSALIVGGGLAGCFIANNLAKRGWEVVLLEEKESVGCGGSANQQAVLFPKLSSYKSPFTQFMLYSFLYANFVYKELLQNYNIGELKGSLLLAHNDKEKANQQSLVNWLERYPELGQLVDEIQSTELSGLSLQCGGLFIPSSGWINSPELCNILIDNKRISLITGNRVQSIDYNQKSWVVNNIEAPVLILANGQKVNYFHEANHLPVKAIRGQMTTIQSTQDSSRLKIPLCAEGHVLPALNNNHRVGATYDIGTYEPELNALDDQLNLDRLKRIAPEIMWSQNVLDHWAGIRAASPDYLPIVGPLPKAFEFKKMYSELQSNSKRWIAEAAPCYPNLYVCAAFGSRGLTTIPLATEWLSGLINKEISILPRKLIQAISPARFLRKKIIQGQ; encoded by the coding sequence GTGAGTAGTCCCTTTGTCCCAATTATAACGGCAGATATTGATTGGCGTGATGATCTGCCGTATTCCATACAATTTGATGATATTTATTATTCTGCTGAAAGCGGAATTAACCAAAGCCTGCATGTTTTTGTCGAAGGTAATAATTTGATTAATCGTTGGCAACAATTACCAACTGATGGATCAAACGTCTTTACAATCGCAGAAACTGGTTTCGGTACTGGTATGAACTTCTTATTAACCTGGAAACTATGGGAAAAATTTGCCCCCCCAAACGCTCGCTTACATTATATTTCCTGTGACAAACACCCATTAAAAAAAAATGACTTAATCAAATGTCTACAAAAATGGCCAGAACTGAGTTTGCAAGCTGAAAAACTAATAGAGCACTATCCTGTTTTAACACCTGGTTATCATCATCTAACATTTAATAACAATCAGATTACTTTAACATTAATGCTGGGAGACGCGCTGGAGTGCTATGAGCAATTACTAATCTGTGGGGACATTAATCTTGAACAACGATTGAGAGAATCCTATGTTAATGCTTGGTACCTTGATGGTTTTTCACCATCAAAAAACCAATCCATGTGGTCTGAGGATTTATTTACTGTCATTGCCATGTTGTCTATGGACGGCTCTACATTAGCTACCTATTCCGCTTCCGGTGTCGTCAAAACTGCTTTAACCAATGCAGGATTTGTTGTTGAAAAGAAGAAAGGATTTGGACCCAAACGACACATGATATGCGCATATTATGGAAAAGCCCATTCAAATTCAAAAAAGAATCGTCATACCCCTTGGCACATAAGCTATCCTGTTACAAAGGATGAACGATCAGCGCTAATTGTTGGAGGAGGGCTTGCAGGTTGCTTTATTGCAAACAATCTCGCTAAACGTGGATGGGAAGTGGTCTTATTAGAAGAAAAAGAGAGTGTTGGCTGCGGCGGATCAGCAAATCAACAGGCTGTATTATTCCCTAAATTATCCAGCTATAAATCACCATTCACTCAATTTATGCTTTATTCGTTTCTTTATGCTAATTTCGTCTATAAGGAACTTTTGCAAAACTATAATATCGGTGAATTAAAGGGCTCTTTATTGTTAGCACATAATGATAAGGAAAAAGCAAACCAACAAAGTCTGGTTAATTGGTTAGAAAGATACCCTGAATTGGGACAATTAGTGGATGAAATACAATCTACCGAATTATCAGGGCTATCCTTGCAATGTGGTGGTTTATTTATTCCATCTTCTGGCTGGATTAACTCCCCTGAACTATGCAACATACTAATTGATAACAAAAGGATTTCTCTAATCACTGGCAATAGAGTTCAATCTATTGATTATAATCAAAAAAGCTGGGTAGTTAATAACATTGAAGCTCCTGTGTTAATTTTGGCAAATGGACAGAAAGTAAATTATTTTCACGAAGCCAATCATTTGCCTGTAAAAGCAATTAGAGGGCAAATGACTACGATACAATCAACGCAAGACAGTTCCAGATTGAAGATTCCTTTATGTGCTGAAGGGCATGTTTTGCCAGCGTTAAATAATAATCATAGAGTTGGCGCAACTTATGATATTGGTACATATGAACCTGAACTTAATGCTCTCGATGATCAGTTAAACCTTGATCGATTAAAACGGATAGCACCTGAAATAATGTGGTCCCAAAATGTATTAGACCACTGGGCCGGTATACGTGCCGCATCACCGGATTACTTACCTATAGTAGGGCCTCTCCCCAAAGCATTTGAATTTAAAAAAATGTATTCAGAATTACAATCTAACTCCAAACGATGGATAGCAGAAGCAGCCCCCTGTTATCCAAATCTATATGTATGTGCGGCTTTCGGGTCAAGAGGATTGACAACAATACCTCTTGCAACTGAATGGTTATCTGGTTTAATTAATAAGGAAATTTCAATACTACCCAGAAAACTGATACAAGCTATATCGCCCGCTCGATTTTTAAGAAAAAAAATTATACAGGGACAATAA